CACTCGGTAAGGACTAACTTGTTCCAAACATTGACATTTTCATTTATAATGGTTTGCCACAACGTGCCAGATCGTACTGGCGTGTCAGGAGCGACCAAATTGTCCTTTAAATAGCAGACTTTCATGCCACCTAACGTTCAATTAATCTATTGTTCCTGtcttaaataaacaaatatgCCACCTAGCGATCAACTAATCTATTTGATGACGgactatttttaaaaacgtcATCTATGAGAGGAACACAGACTTACTTTGACTTTAGCAATCCGTCTTAGATGAATATTTCAGGTGAATTTCTAAGAATGAATTTTGCTTCACTCGTTAAACTATACATCCCGATGAACCTCTGACCGTTTCCATCAGCGCAACGAATATATCGGTATACTGTATATGATAGTTGTCGTAGGAACATGTTACGATGGAAACCCGTTATTCGCATCAACCTTACTCTTCTCGTCATGTGTTCTGGGCTGCCATTTTGGTAATAAACCAATCCACTGTAAATCATGTCATTCGTAGGGAGTAATAAAGTGGCATGTCAACTCTTCGTCCCCAACGCAGGAGTGCCTTATGTAACTAATTTATCGTTGTTTGCTCATGCTGCCTTTGGTAGCTACTTGAATATTGCCAGCTATCAATGGTACAAGAACAATATCACGACTGGAGGGACCATCTACCTGCTTTTTGTCTTATGCGTCGTTATCTCCTCCACAATAGCCAACCCGTTTCGGATGGGCACTGAAAACATACGAAATTGTACAGTGAGTCTTATCCATATGCACTCTATGATGATTTACAACTTAGTTTGGGAGTCCTTTGTGTCGTGTTGCACATAATGATTATGCGTCAATCGCGAGCGATCATAAACAGACATCCACTGCATTCCCAGCAAAATTGTATCACGCTCCAGTTTCTCCAAAATCCTTCTACAAACATAGTTCCGGGTAAGCTGATTCAGAAAACCAGGTGATTTTCCATTGCAATCTCAATGGATAGGAAACATAACTAAAAGGCTATTTAAACagggaaatataaaaaaggtaTCCACGAATGCAGCCATTTAATTACCACAGACGTTCTAGTTACGACTAGATGTAGGAGGAATACCTAACTGACCCGTATTTACTAATGCCACCAACCTTTTAGTAAAGTAGCAGCGGTTGCAGTGACCGAAgggtctttttcaaggcgaATCTGGTTGACCCAACGAGCACTCCCTTTTCATGCTGTCAAGCGCAAATCCTAGAACCGGAATGGAATGAGAATGAGAAGGaggaggagaagaagaagaagaagaagaaaaaaattttttcttttggttttgcAATCTTCCTAAATTCAACAGAAGGGAATTTAAACCTGATGTAAGTAtttctataaattttttacCTGTGTGGCTATGTACTGTTACTCTGAACCCAATGTGCTGATGCATTCGTCTCGGAAAGAATTGCCCAAAACTTTACCAACTAATCCTTGCATTTACAATTGGCACCACATTTACGTAATTTATGATCCCCGCATGTACATATTAACTAGCACAGAATTCAAATGGGCTTTGATTaactcaaaaaataaaaaaacaaaacaaaaaaacttagATAAAATAATCCcagataaaaacaaataatgttgaatggggaaaaaaacggTGGCAATCTGGTGACATAAGTTTATAAGCCAAATTAAGAACATCGTTTCCTAACGAGTACTTGATAATCAGCTTCCATGGCACGGAAACATGAATACTGCTGTAATAATTTGAGTGAACGTATTGGAGCTCGACCCAAAATCTGTTCAACATCAGAAGCCATCCTACCAAGGGTACAGAAATCAAGAATTTGCCCAACGGGATAATTTGATTGATTTTCATGCCCCATAGCTGAATCAATAAATGAGTGAGTGAGTTGGATCCACTGATTATGAGCTGTTACCAAAGCATCTAGATAATCAGGTGTGGTAGGGAGTAATGAGTCTGACCAGGAGATGAGAACTCGTAAAATTACGAACGGTAACAGGTTCAGCATGCATGTTGGGAGGATTTGTATCCATGGAAACTTACTGTCCTCTCCTGTCCAATACGGCATTTTCCAAGCATTCAGCAAACCTGGATTCGCAGATATTTTTGGACAGAGCCGTTCGATGAAGCCAGGCCATTTGTCAGTATTTCCTTTTGTATACCAGCTAACGGCAGCAAGCGTCATCAGCTGGCTAGCTAGAAGGTCCACTTCCACTACGCCACTCCAGTCGATGGTTTCGTCATTGTCTAAGTCGTACATTAAAGGATGAAAAACATCCAACGCCTTATCCAGAGATGCCCATGCACCCGCGACAACTTTGTTATCATGAAGACGATGAATCTGCGTTAAAAATGTCAAAGTTAGTGCATTGCTTACtgtttgatcttgtttactgGAAACCTGAGCAGAAAAACGAAGACATGGTATGTCTAGGAATGCACCTTCCAATGCGCGAAGCAGATGGCTTGCAATATACTTTGGCAGCCAAGCTGATTCAGATGTCACTGTGTTTCGCCATTCGTTTTCAATCAAATTGGCAAGTGTTTTAAAAGAAGTATCTTGGATAGGCTGGTAAGAACTATTTCGACTAAGAAGATATGGTGGCAGAGTACAAACAATACTCCACATAAGCTGATCGACGCCCTTTCCTTGCTCATGGCGAAGTTGCATCCAATAATTGATGAGCCAGGCAGGTGATTCAGAAGAAGCAGGTTGATCATTATACAGGAGATATTGtagcaaaagaagaagatcttTAGAGCAGTCAGCATGGGCAACCGAATTGTTAAGTATGCCCTTCATTACGGAATCGAGAATAAGAAGGGATAATTCCGTCGCAGGGACATCTTGGTATTCCGTTTTTAAAACAGAGTGTAAATATCCAGATCGCTCACACCACGATAATACATCTGCGTCAGCTACCACAGCCATTTCGAGTCGAAGCCACTTCTTTGCCGGTAACTAAACGAATAAAAGGAATTCAGGAACTGCTTATTCTATAAATGACAGTGAGAGCTTACATCTGCTTCTTTTAGAAGCTCCATGTCTTTGCTCAAtccaacaaattttttaaattcactAATCTTTGAGCTATGCATTATTCTGCGACAGAGCCAAAGGTACAACGAGGACGCCAGGCGCACGTTCGCCAGCTCTTTCCGACGTTTTGCCGCCATCAAGGTGTGGTAAAGTAATCGTAAATAAAAGGTCATAGATTCTTTTCTATCCAAAACTAGTTGATCCTCTCTCATTAGCAATTCACTAAAAGTTCCATTAAAGGATCGGTAATGAACAGGTAGGAGAATATGACTATTGCGACAAAGTAGAAGAATCACGATGCCATAGCAACAGGCCtattaaacattaaaaaccaattatttgttttcaaataacaatttgtttttttttacaaaacttACCATGTCGTCATCTTCATTACAAACGTGAATAAAGTTCCAAGTATGAACATAAAGCGATTCGACAAACTTAGGGTACCGGCAAAAAAGCAGAAAATATCGATTCATCCAATCAGGTTCATTGGCTGCAAAGCATGCGGTTTGGATAGACTGTATCCAGTGCTTCACAATCTATAAAAATGGAGATATGCTTGAATCAGTCCTGCCAAACGAAAAGGTAAGAGTACCTTGCAAGCCAATCCATTTCTTGTTGCGACTTCATCAGCGTCAGGATTGAAATCGATTACGGTTGTACTGGAATTTGTATGGGAAAGAAGTGCTCCCAGGATATCATCTAACTGCTCAATAAGTAGGGACTGCTGACGCTCATCTTTGCAACGAATAACGTGATTCATAAGAATTTCATAGTTCGTTTTCCCGTCAGACATCTGCCAATCCATGGGTTCATTTTCTGGTGTCTCTTTTTGTAATTGTTGACAGGCAGCACGGTAGGCTTCGTAATGAGGTCCTGGTATTTTGCCTGATTTCTTCAGCTCTTCCACGAGCTCCTCTAGCGCATCAGGTGGGTTGGGTACTCGtctataaataataattttttttttttatttattttttttttttacattttgtaCGCTGGCAACTCAGTATCGCCTACCTCGGTTTGAGTAGCATGGGTAAAAATTTATTGATAAAATATGGTTTACGAAATATGGCAGCCTCAATCACTGCGTTAGATATTCGCCCACTCTTTTCAAATGTAGCTATGGCAATCCCCACTTCCTTAACCACGGTAGCATCTTCTTCAATAATTTGATCTAAATAACAATATTTTCTCAGAACGCTGGATCATTAATAGTTTAGAGCAATTTACCTGTCGActgttttaatttaaaatcttCCAAGCGGGTCCGGACTAAAACTGTGTAATCTGTCCACAATGTCCGACAGTTATCCATctaacaaaacagaaaatcaTAATTCACTTCAAAAACACGAACCTACTCTGAAATAATACCATAGGAATAAAAGGAGGGTTACTTCTATGGGCAAAAAGAACCCATGATGGTTCGTGTCGAACAGTGTTCGACAAAAATTTAAGCAAGAACGCAAATTGCTTAGACGTAgttgatgatgatgttatCGACGAAAACCAAGCGCCGTAATGTGGGCTACTAGTGTGTTCTGCATTAATTTGCCtagcaagaagaaaagaagccaAAAGCAATTCCATCTGCAAATTCTCCAATGCTCGCTGCATCAAACTATTAATGAGAGCTAAGAAATACGTGAGATATTAAAAATGCGTTGATAGAAATCTAAGATACCTTTCAAGTGTTGATTCCCTGTAGGGTAACACGCTTGGACGGTTGAAATTATGATCAGCAAATTTTTCCAATTGATTTCGTATCGGTTTAGAATTTCATCAATTTTCTTGAGAACGTTTTCCACTTCCAGAGGAATCAAAAGCTaagaaaaattgtaaaaattaaaacacaaAAGTTTCCAAATAAACACATTCTCAcatatttcattaaaaaaatacttggTAAAGAATTGTAATGACAGTTACCTGAGTAATTAAATTGACAACATTTTTGGGGCTTTTAAAATAAGTCCATTCATGTTGTGATTTTATGGCTGTGATGGGTTTTATCTCTGGTTTGTAGCTTATTATAAAGGACAGCTGCTCAAGATAGCATCTTTGGAGTGATGAAAGTTGACAGAACATTACTTGTTGAGAGTCAACCAGAGAATCAAAGgcatgaatttctttttcgggaAACTCCCACACGAAATCCCACATTAGTCTTGTTAAGTCATTAAGTAATGACACTGCAATCTTAAGAGTTTGGCCACTTATGTTTTTTTGCAGATCAGCAGATAATTCACCAAACCCAATGTGGATAACAACGGTTAACAGGTAATGTAACAAATCTGATTCTTGTGGGTTAGGTGGACTGCATGCCAACACAAACAGAGAATCAACCCATGCTGATAGTTTTGATGAACACCCAGAACAACTTTGAAAGTAAAGAATTATGGAAATTACTCCAATTTTGTCCAATTTCACAATCACCTGAAGTGGTGCCAAGGCAGGTTGGTTATTAATTACATCTTGAATTTTCTGATTGTAGATTTCTCCTTGGCTAGCAAGCTTTTTGcaagaacataaaaaaaattgccttcAAGTTTGAAATGCTTGCCAATCAAAGCCTTGACACCTTGTATCACAAACTGTGTTGCATACAACTTGAAAGGAGTTTTCGACTTTTCGGCATCCGCTCGAAGAATCGACATGACCAATGCTACAGAATTATCGTCCGTTTCATCTTGATATTTGATAACCTAATGAAGCAAATGCCTGAACGAATTTTAAACCTTATTTATGCGTCTGATGCGTACCTCTGTGTGTATTACTTGTTTGCTGAAAAAGGCACTAAATAAGCTATTAGCCTTTCGCTGTATCTCTATGGATGCCTCGGCCATTGCAACCAGTGATAATAATATGAGCTAGACGTTGCATGCAGTAATTATCTCTTTCGACGATGCCACTGGATTCCCTAACACGTTTTGCTCATTTTCAATCAAACAGAACTTGGGCGCCTGCACACAGCTGATCAGACTAGCGATGTTGTCGGATCGGCAAAACcatttgttaatttttaattttttaatttttaatttttaatttttttttagattccATTATAAGTTTAgattaaaaattaaagtttCTACCATTAAACCAAAGATTattctaaaaaatttttctaaactaaAGGTGGCAGTTTCCCgattcgtttaaaaaaaacagcttAGCTGTGGGTTGTATGCCTTGCATTGCAAATGTCACCACACAATCGTAAGAAACGTGATTACCGTTTCTGTACACAACGTCGGAACGAAAAACTCAAATTGTCATACGTGAAATACCTATCAAAATGTGTACACAAACTGATCGCCGTGCACTATAAGCTTAAATGAATTTGCATTGACAAGCAGCTGACTGCTTGACGGCCATCTGTACCTTGATTCAGGGATAACGTTGTTTATTCTTGACTTCGCTTGACCTGCATTATACAGGTAGGGGATACAAGTAGGTAAGATGTAATTATCAACGTCAATAGCATCACAGAAGACAAGTTGGCAAGATTGAAGCTCGAAGGCCGACATGAGCCGGATAAGAAGGGCTGGGCATATCGATCCATAACATTAAGAGTTCTAGAAAGAGACACGAGCAATGGATTCCTCCCGGTGCCGCAAGAATTCTGAAAATCATCCATTGAGATATCCCAAACGACGGCTCCCCCAAGTTGCCTGGAGATGATGTATTTGCCTTTATAGACGACCATATCGGTATCGTCATATCCAACCCAAATCCTCCCAGATGTATGTAAAGAGTAGGCAAATGGCCCATTTAAGCGGCTGGAACTCCGCACTGCTTTAAAGTCCTTGTCGACTCGGACATGTTGACAGATTTCGTAAAAAGCTAATTCACCTTGCGTGGCAGTGAACGGACCGGCTGCTCCTGGACCTGAAGCCGCTGCCGGTGGATTGTAAGCTCCTGACGACAGAGTCCAGCTATTACCAAAAAAAGGGATACCCATGTTGATTTTGGACTCTGAAAAGCCCTGGTTGATCCAGTAAGACACCATAGAATCAacattgttgttttcgttTCCAGGACCCTCCCATTTTCTGGGGTAAAGGGGGGCGTGATGATCCGCCATCGATTTCCAACTGCCAGTCATGTTGTACGATTTCAAGTTGACAAAGTCCACTAGGCGTTCTAATTTGGGAATGTTATAACCTGGATCCAGGACATtggaaaagatttttttaaagtctaTAATAGattgttacatttttttaatagaagaaaaaactatacTGGAATCGGAGTGGTTGGCTATGACGGCAATGCTGAGCAGATATCCACCGGATTTAAAAGCATTTTTTAGGGCTTCAAGTAACCGGACGAAATTGCGGGGATTGTTGGCAGCAGACGTAACATCTTCCCATGGCCAAGAGAAATCTAATCCATCGAATCCGTAACGAGAAAGAAATTGCACAGCTGCATCGGCAAAGGCAACCATGCTGTTGCCACTGTCTGTCACTTTCTCAACGTATTGAGTCGATTGGTAGCCAATCCAACTACCGACGGAAACCATTGTTT
This genomic stretch from Daphnia magna isolate NIES linkage group LG10, ASM2063170v1.1, whole genome shotgun sequence harbors:
- the LOC116931983 gene encoding uncharacterized protein LOC116931983; this translates as MWDFVWEFPEKEIHAFDSLVDSQQVMFCQLSSLQRCYLEQLSFIISYKPEIKPITAIKSQHEWTYFKSPKNVVNLITQLLIPLEVENVLKKIDEILNRYEINWKNLLIIISTVQACYPTGNQHLKALINSLMQRALENLQMELLLASFLLARQINAEHTSSPHYGAWFSSITSSSTTSKQFAFLLKFLSNTVRHEPSWVLFAHRSNPPFIPMMDNCRTLWTDYTVLVRTRLEDFKLKQSTDQIIEEDATVVKEVGIAIATFEKSGRISNAVIEAAIFRKPYFINKFLPMLLKPRRVPNPPDALEELVEELKKSGKIPGPHYEAYRAACQQLQKETPENEPMDWQMSDGKTNYEILMNHVIRCKDERQQSLLIEQLDDILGALLSHTNSSTTVIDFNPDADEVATRNGLACKIVKHWIQSIQTACFAANEPDWMNRYFLLFCRYPKFVESLYVHTWNFIHVCNEDDDMACCYGIVILLLCRNSHILLPVHYRSFNGTFSELLMREDQLVLDRKESMTFYLRLLYHTLMAAKRRKELANVRLASSLYLWLCRRIMHSSKISEFKKFVGLSKDMELLKEADLPAKKWLRLEMAVVADADVLSWCERSGYLHSVLKTEYQDVPATELSLLILDSVMKGILNNSVAHADCSKDLLLLLQYLLYNDQPASSESPAWLINYWMQLRHEQGKGVDQLMWSIVCTLPPYLLSRNSSYQPIQDTSFKTLANLIENEWRNTVTSESAWLPKYIASHLLRALEGAFLDIPCLRFSAQIHRLHDNKVVAGAWASLDKALDVFHPLMYDLDNDETIDWSGVVEVDLLASQLMTLAAVSWYTKGNTDKWPGFIERLCPKISANPGLLNAWKMPYWTGEDSKFPWIQILPTCMLNLLPFVILRVLISWSDSLLPTTPDYLDALVTAHNQWIQLTHSFIDSAMGHENQSNYPVGQILDFCTLGRMASDVEQILGRAPIRSLKLLQQYSCFRAMEADYQVLVRKRCS